A part of Planococcus sp. MB-3u-03 genomic DNA contains:
- the radA gene encoding DNA repair protein RadA: MAKKKIKFICQSCGYESAKWMGKCPGCAAWNTMTEETEVAAPKGTRGAFQHSAPQIAQKATPINSIETKEEPRTKTEMEELNRVLGGGIVSGSLVLIGGDPGIGKSTLLLQVSALLAKAGKKVLYISGEESIRQTKMRAERLDAVSGDLLIFAETNLELIHHTIEEVEPDFVIVDSIQTVYHPEVTSAPGSVTQVRESTAELMRVAKTKNIAIFLVGHVTKEGQIAGPRILEHMVDTVLYFEGERHHTYRILRSVKNRFGSTNEIAIFEMLQGGLKEVLNPSELFLQERSSGTAGSTVVASMEGTRPILVEIQALVTPSSFNYPKRMATGIDQNRVSLLMAVLEKRVGLMLQSQDAYIKVAGGVKLDEPAIDLAVLASIVSSFRDIAPKVDDCIIGEVGLTGEVRRVSRIEQRVQEAAKLGFKRAIIPKSNMGGWDFPEGIRVVGVETINEALKELFPQQ; encoded by the coding sequence ATGGCGAAGAAGAAAATAAAGTTCATCTGCCAATCCTGCGGTTATGAGTCTGCAAAATGGATGGGGAAATGCCCAGGTTGTGCGGCATGGAATACGATGACAGAAGAAACGGAAGTTGCAGCACCGAAAGGCACAAGGGGGGCATTCCAGCATAGCGCACCGCAAATTGCCCAAAAAGCGACACCGATCAATTCGATTGAAACGAAAGAAGAGCCAAGGACGAAAACGGAAATGGAAGAATTGAACCGCGTTCTCGGCGGCGGGATTGTTTCCGGTTCGCTTGTTTTGATTGGGGGCGACCCAGGCATCGGGAAATCGACTTTGCTCTTGCAAGTATCGGCGCTTCTTGCGAAAGCTGGCAAGAAAGTGTTGTATATTTCAGGTGAGGAATCGATTCGCCAAACGAAAATGCGGGCAGAGCGGCTGGATGCGGTTTCGGGAGACTTGTTGATTTTTGCGGAAACCAATTTGGAGCTGATCCATCATACGATTGAGGAAGTAGAGCCGGATTTCGTTATTGTCGATTCAATTCAGACGGTTTATCATCCGGAAGTGACGTCTGCGCCCGGCAGCGTGACACAAGTGCGTGAAAGCACGGCGGAATTGATGCGGGTGGCGAAAACAAAGAACATCGCAATTTTCCTGGTCGGCCACGTGACGAAAGAAGGCCAGATTGCCGGACCTCGTATTTTGGAACATATGGTGGATACAGTGCTGTATTTTGAAGGAGAACGGCATCATACGTACCGCATTTTGCGCAGTGTTAAAAACCGCTTCGGTTCGACGAATGAAATTGCGATTTTCGAAATGCTACAAGGTGGTTTAAAGGAAGTATTGAATCCATCCGAGCTGTTTTTACAGGAACGTTCAAGCGGCACAGCAGGATCGACGGTTGTCGCTTCCATGGAAGGGACACGGCCGATACTGGTGGAAATCCAGGCGCTGGTGACGCCGTCGAGTTTTAATTATCCGAAGCGGATGGCGACAGGGATTGACCAGAACCGGGTATCGTTATTGATGGCGGTGCTTGAGAAGCGCGTCGGCTTGATGCTGCAGTCGCAAGATGCATACATTAAAGTGGCAGGCGGCGTGAAGCTGGATGAACCCGCGATCGATCTTGCCGTGCTCGCAAGCATTGTTTCGAGTTTCCGGGATATTGCACCGAAAGTGGATGATTGCATTATCGGTGAAGTCGGGTTGACCGGAGAGGTGCGCCGTGTGTCGCGCATCGAACAGCGCGTGCAGGAAGCGGCAAAGCTGGGCTTTAAGCGTGCCATCATCCCGAAATCGAATATGGGAGGTTGGGATTTTCCGGAAGGAATCCGCGTCGTTGGTGTTGAAACTATAAACGAGGCGCTGAAGGAATTATTCCCGCAACAATAA